One Lucilia cuprina isolate Lc7/37 chromosome 4, ASM2204524v1, whole genome shotgun sequence DNA segment encodes these proteins:
- the LOC111676537 gene encoding uncharacterized protein LOC111676537, producing the protein MPVTDVSNMKVADLKRELKVRGLSITGNKNELQERLQAAMEGEPLLEDSSLVGEDILDEEEGVLSDEEKILGADENELLKSPTSTPTTILPKSLGSDNKDAAALEDDILESPTTTSKKIILKRKSSFNSGGTTLETNASTTKENTEPSPAKAVKMSERNPIIMGENKKVDNEQVGVTKKVKELTMQERLELRAKKFGLETKTPTITAKEKNAAISVAPVVSSEKQVELLKKRAERFGCVTSTNLAKLDAEERLLKRKQRFGGELDSATKAKVAENNTITTTTGTATSSETDEWAEKARKRLERFKGSSTTPTESTAAVVTASATPAPAAAATST; encoded by the exons ATGCCTGTAACCGATGTAAGCAATATGAAG GTGGCCGATCTAAAGCGTGAACTGAAGGTACGCGGACTTTCAATAACTGGCAATAAAAACGAGTTACAGGAACGTTTACAAGCGGCCATGGAGGGTGAACCCTTACTGGAGGACAGCTCATTGGTAGGTGAAGATATATTGGATGAGGAGGAGGGTGTTTTATCGGATGAGGAAAAGATTTTGGGTGCAGATGAAAATGAACTATTGAAAAGTCCCACCAGCACACCGACTACTATATTACCCAAAAGTTTGGGCAGTGATAATAAAGACGCTGCTGCTTTAGAAGATGATATACTAGAATCGCCCACAACTACCAGCAAAAAAATCATACTTAAACGTAAGAGTTCTTTTAACAGTGGCGGCACAACATTGGAGACAAATGCCAGCACGACCAAAGAAAACACTGAACCCTCTCCAGCCAAAGCAGTAAAAATGAGTGAACGTAATCCCATAATTATGGGCGAAAACAAGAAAGTTGACAATGAACAAGTTGGAGTCACCAAGAAAGTAAAAGAATTGACCATGCAGGAAAGATTAGAATTAAGAGCTAAAAAGTTTGGCCTTGAAACCAAGACACCAACAATTACGGCCAAGGAAAAGAATGCCGCCATTTCGGTGGCCCCCGTGGTAAGTAGCGAAAAACAagtagaattattaaaaaagagagCAGAACGTTTTGGTTGTGTGACCTCAACGAATCTGGCCAAGTTGGATGCTGAAGAGCGTTTACTTAAACGTAAGCAACGTTTTGGTGGTGAATTAGATTCTGCCACAAAAGCAAAAGTAGCTGAAAACAACACCATCACAACCACCACCGGCACTGCAACATCAAGCGAAACTGATGAATGGGCTGAAAAAGCCCGTAAACGTTTGGAACGTTTCAAGGGTAGTTCAACAACGCCTACAGAGTCTACTGCTGCTGTAGTAACAGCATCAGCTACACCAGCCCCCGCAGCGGCTGCTACTAGCACCTAA
- the LOC111676554 gene encoding ras-related protein Rab-23 isoform X2 has product MFNTMREDDIEFAIKVVIVGNGGVGKSSMIQRYCKGIFTKDYKKTIGVDFLERQIEIDGEDVRIMLWDTAGQEEFDAITKAYYRGAQACVLTFSTTDRASFEAVREWKRKVENECQEIPTVIVQNKIDLIDQAVVTADEVESLAQQLNCRLIRTSVKEDVNVASVFRYLATKCHQLSQASYTEQQQQQQQGSQINA; this is encoded by the exons ATGTTTAACACTATGCGAGAAGATGATATAGAATTTGCCATTAAGGTGGTAATAGTGGGCAATGGTGGAGTGGGTAAATCGTCGATGATACAACGTTACTGTAAGGGAATCTTTACAAAAGATTATAAAAAGACCATAGGAGTAGATTTCCTAGAAAGACAAATCGAAATCGATGGTGAGGATGTGCGCATTATGCTGTGGGATACAGCGGGACAAGAAGAATTCGATGCCATCACCAAAGCCTACTATCGAGGTGCTCAAGCCTGCGTTCTCACCTTCTCTACCACAGATCGAGCTTCATTCGAAGCTGTGCGTGAGTGGAAGCGTAAAGTAGAAAATGAATGTCAAGAAATACCCACAGTGATAGTTCAAAATAAAATCGATCTCATTGATCAGGCCGTAGTGACGGCCGATGAAGTCGAATCATTAGCTCAGCAATTGAATTGTCGTCTTATAAGAACCTCCGTTAAGGAGGATGTTAATGTGGCTTCCGTATTTCGTTATTTGGCCACCAAATGTCATCAACTAAGTCAGGCCTCCTATACggaacagcaacagcagcagcagcagggCTCTCAAATTAACG CTTAA
- the LOC111676554 gene encoding ras-related protein Rab-23 isoform X1: MFNTMREDDIEFAIKVVIVGNGGVGKSSMIQRYCKGIFTKDYKKTIGVDFLERQIEIDGEDVRIMLWDTAGQEEFDAITKAYYRGAQACVLTFSTTDRASFEAVREWKRKVENECQEIPTVIVQNKIDLIDQAVVTADEVESLAQQLNCRLIRTSVKEDVNVASVFRYLATKCHQLSQASYTEQQQQQQQGSQINGTHSHESHKTISAFSPTFTKSKSTPGTIKLQKSTTARKRKIILKKCGIV, translated from the coding sequence ATGTTTAACACTATGCGAGAAGATGATATAGAATTTGCCATTAAGGTGGTAATAGTGGGCAATGGTGGAGTGGGTAAATCGTCGATGATACAACGTTACTGTAAGGGAATCTTTACAAAAGATTATAAAAAGACCATAGGAGTAGATTTCCTAGAAAGACAAATCGAAATCGATGGTGAGGATGTGCGCATTATGCTGTGGGATACAGCGGGACAAGAAGAATTCGATGCCATCACCAAAGCCTACTATCGAGGTGCTCAAGCCTGCGTTCTCACCTTCTCTACCACAGATCGAGCTTCATTCGAAGCTGTGCGTGAGTGGAAGCGTAAAGTAGAAAATGAATGTCAAGAAATACCCACAGTGATAGTTCAAAATAAAATCGATCTCATTGATCAGGCCGTAGTGACGGCCGATGAAGTCGAATCATTAGCTCAGCAATTGAATTGTCGTCTTATAAGAACCTCCGTTAAGGAGGATGTTAATGTGGCTTCCGTATTTCGTTATTTGGCCACCAAATGTCATCAACTAAGTCAGGCCTCCTATACggaacagcaacagcagcagcagcagggCTCTCAAATTAACGGTACGCATAGTCATGAAAGTCACAAGACCATTAGTGCATTTAGTCCTACATTTACCAAATCAAAGTCCACGCCGGGCACTATAAAATTGCAGAAAAGTACAACGGCACGAAAGcgtaaaattatattgaaaaaatgtggcATAGtataa